A region from the Streptosporangium sp. NBC_01756 genome encodes:
- a CDS encoding MarR family winged helix-turn-helix transcriptional regulator — MTDRPDLAAMISPLSRALIEAELPVLREHGLSMWAYSVLLALDERPLRTQAALAESIGADKTRIIGFLDDLQQKGLIERVPDPADRRARVLSLTAEGRRVRDSAQAGIRRNEERLLARLPDEDRHGFLRALQMLAALPHEEIAGPRQA, encoded by the coding sequence GAGCCGGGCGTTGATCGAGGCTGAGCTCCCCGTGCTGCGGGAGCACGGCCTGTCGATGTGGGCCTACTCGGTCCTGCTGGCGCTGGACGAACGGCCGCTGCGGACCCAGGCCGCACTCGCGGAGTCCATCGGCGCGGACAAGACCCGCATCATCGGATTCCTCGACGATCTTCAGCAGAAAGGTCTCATCGAACGGGTCCCCGACCCCGCCGATCGGCGTGCCCGCGTCCTGTCGCTGACCGCCGAGGGCCGCCGGGTGCGCGACTCCGCGCAGGCGGGCATCCGGCGCAATGAGGAACGCCTGCTGGCGCGTCTTCCCGACGAGGACCGGCATGGTTTCCTGCGTGCCCTGCAGATGCTCGCCGCCCTGCCCCACGAAGAGATTGCGGGACCCCGGCAGGCGTGA